The genomic region TCCGTCCAAATGTATCATGTGTATGCAGAGCGTGAATACTGATACCGATACTAGTCCAATCATCAACGTAACACATGAATAGCCCGTATCGACCCGTGAGTGTCACAGTCGGCATTGTGAGCATTGTTATTGGTGGGATTATAGTCGCGATGTCGATTGGTTTCTCGAGTATTTCAGCAGGTGGAATACTTGATATGGTCAGTATTGGGATAATTGAGTGGGGCAATGGAGATACTGTAATTGCACTAAACGTTAGTGTTGGTAGTATGCTGGCAATCGCAGGAGTCTCGTTATTGACTGGACGAGGGCGGGCAATAGCCGTCTCTGCAGGGACAGGTGTTTGTATCATATCGCTAACTGGACTTGCATTGTATCCAACATCCTCACTCACACCCCCGCCACGTGCATTAGTACCGCTTGGTGTGATTGGAGTTATTGCTATGCTCAGTGGAACATCGCTTAACGGTCTTCAAAACCATGATGGGTGAAAGTGCTTTGATTTAGGGTTTACGAAATATTAGCAGGATGAAAAAGAAGCCCCCTTTCCCTCAAGAGGCGAACCCGGTTAGGGTAAGCAGGTAAAGTGAGGATGAATCGCTCGACACTTATTCAACATTTTCGAGGTGGAGTCTCCTTCCTCGAGGGTCGAACCGTAGGTGAGTGAGTAGGATGGGGTCGTTGACCTGTTAATTAGATATACCATAGCAAAGGACAGATAATACGTATGAGAGATAGGGGCGGGAATTGCATACGGCAACATAAATAGATGGCTGCTAGGTAATTATTATTGTATGTCAGATAATGAATCAGAGCCTGGATTTGAAACGCGAACATTACACGCTGGGCAGGAGCCTGACCCAACGACTGGTGCTCGAGCACCGCCATTATACCAGACGACCTCATACGTTTTTGACGACGCCGATGACGCTGCACAGCAGTTTGCATTAGAGAAAGAGGGGTACATTTACTCGAGATTAATGAATCCAACAGTCGCGACCTTGCAGGAGCGACTGGCGTCATTGGAGGGTGGTATTGGTGCGGCTGCAACCGCATCGGGAATGGCTGCGCTTGATCTCGCGACATTTCTTCTTGCATCGGCTGGAGATAATATTGTGACCGCATCGTCGCTGTACGGCGGAACATATACATACTTCACGCATACCGTTGAGCGACGTGGTGTCTCGACCCGGTTTGTCGACACACTTGCGTATGATGAGTATGCTGAGGCAATTGATGATGATACCGCATACGTTCACATTGAAACGATCGGGAATCCAGCGCTTGTGACACCAGATATTGAACGAATTGCTGATATTGCTCATGAGCATGACACACCATTGTTTGTTGATAATACGTTCGCAACACCTGCACTGTGTCGCCCAATCGAACATGGTGCTGACCTTGTTTGGGACTCAACGACAAAGTGGATACATGGAGCAGGAACGAC from Haloquadratum walsbyi C23 harbors:
- a CDS encoding O-acetylhomoserine aminocarboxypropyltransferase/cysteine synthase family protein, which produces MSDNESEPGFETRTLHAGQEPDPTTGARAPPLYQTTSYVFDDADDAAQQFALEKEGYIYSRLMNPTVATLQERLASLEGGIGAAATASGMAALDLATFLLASAGDNIVTASSLYGGTYTYFTHTVERRGVSTRFVDTLAYDEYAEAIDDDTAYVHIETIGNPALVTPDIERIADIAHEHDTPLFVDNTFATPALCRPIEHGADLVWDSTTKWIHGAGTTVGGVLIDGGSFPWGEHPEKYPEIGASNPAYHGVNFAERFGDAALTYAAIARGLRDLGNAQSPFDAWNTLEKLESLPMRMEQHCTNAMAVAEFLDSHEAVSWVNYPGLTDHETHAEATSYLEGGYGGMITFGLDAGYEAARDTVNNVELASLLANVGDAKTLVIHPASTTHQQLTESEQEAAGVTPDMVRLSVGIENVDDIIADLTQAIDTATA